The stretch of DNA aagcctggcttggagaattttgagcattacttgactagcatgtgagatgagtgcaattgtgcggtagtttgagcattctttggcattgcttttctttgggattggaataaaaactgaccttttccagtcctgtggccactgctgagttttccaaatttgctggcatattgagtgcagcactttcacagcatcatccttcaggatttgaaatagctcaactggaattccatcacctccactagctttgttcatagtgatgctttctaaggcccacttgacttcacattccaggatgtctggctctaggtcagtgatcacaccaacatgattatctgggacatgaagatcttttttgtacagttcttctatgtattcttgccacctcttaatatctactgcttctgttaggtccataccatttctgtcctttattgagcccatctttgcatgaaatgttcccttggtatctctaattttcttgacgagatctctagtctttcccattatattgttttcctctttctttgcatagTGGATCTCATTTTGACTTTGGGAAAGGCAAGTCATGTGTCTTGGGTCGTGAATGGATTTCTAACTAGTGGGCTCAGTAATGAAGAAATGACTTACATTACTGATACCCACGGAGCATGTCTCCTTGTTTATGAACGTAAGGCGAGTTTATATGAACTTAGTACAAATGTAGAGTTGAGAATTGAGGCAGTATTTAGGCTTGATAGattcttcttgctttcttttttgttgtggatcttttttaaaaagtctttataggCATATAGTCAGtcaatttacaatgttagtttgtagtgtacagcagagtgaatcagttatacataagtctttcttttttttaatattcttttcctgtatagaccattacagagtaaTTAGTAGAATGTGAAGTAACAGTGTGCACAGTGGTTTAACTTGGATGGGTTAGCTAAAACATTCTGTTTCCTTGCCAGGCAAGtcatatgaaaaaaattcttgGGAGTCACTTCTTTTGAAGATATGGTAACATATTGAGAGATTGATTTAGGTTAGAACACTGTGTTTAAACTTGTGATCTTGTGGTAGGAGTCGTTGCCAGCAATGGTAGTTCTCTTGGGTGATCTGAAGCAATTAAAACCATTATTTTGAGCTTTTGGGAAACAAAGTGAAAAGTTTAACAGCATAGATAAACCTTACATTTCCTGGTAAACAACTGAGTAATTAGATatgtgaagtgagtcagagagtTTTGATAAGTTAATAGATGCTGTATAAGAGAAACCTGTAGGTTGAAAGGTGGGGGGGGGTTATCCAATACGCAAAAATAAAAGACTGAGTTTTGTGTTTTGCCTTCTAGTAATTCCAGTGCTCTTGGCAGTCTCAGAAATAGTATGCCAGggtcctgttttgtttttatattctcgTAGGGAAAGTGCTGGTTTGGATTCTGAAATCCAGTTCTGCTTCTTAGACTTTTTAGGCAATTTTGGCAAAAATCTTGGTAAAATTActgctttttccccttttataagAGCTATTGATTGGTGAGCCAGCCTTGTAGATTGTTGCCTAATTCTGATGTTGCTACTGAAATGAGTGCATTTGTAATTACATGTTTTTTGGTTAAAGGAGAAGATGACAATGTTGACACTGTGTTTGAGTGTTCTGTGCTTTCTGGTTTCAGTGATTCGCCAAGATGACCAACACAAAGGGAAAGAGGCGGGGTACCCGCTACATGTTCTCCAGGCCTTTCAGAAAACATGGTGAGTGGAGCTGCCCTCCTCCTGGTTTATTGCCTGTGTGTTGCAGTTCATACAGTGTGTTGTTAATAAATGACACTGATTAATCAGCATCTGccttttaataaatagaaaacatgcatattatatataatttctaaattGTTGGCTATCAAGATAAAGTACTTCTAACAGCCAAAAAGTAGTGTGTTGAAGGCTAGTATTTCTTTTATTCTCGATATTGactattttgtgttttttgttttttttttttttttttctttttctttttgcaggaGTTGTTCCTTTGGCCACATACATGCGAATCTACAGGAAGGGTGATATTGTAGATATCAAGGTAAATTATAAAACTGGAGCATTAACCACAGAGTAACATTAGAAGTTAGAAAAGTTGTGTTGAAATTTGAACAGTGTGTATTGCATTTTTTTGTCTTCCTAATCAAGGGGAAATCCATTTACTGAGAAGGAGCTCCTTAGAGTGTAGAATGGCTATtgtaattttactttcaaaaacaagcttttaaaatgctatttttgagTCTTAAGAATTTTCTCATTACTTGTTTTTAACAGCTAGTGGAAAAGTTAGGGGAGAAATCATAAGAACTTGAGTGTATGTGTCCTGGCACTCCAGAGCTTAATGATGATTGTCTTTTTGATTGCTTAAAGCAATGTGAAAATGACATTTCACCGGCTCTGAGAGCTCTTGAGttgccttttaaagaaaaaaaaattaaaatatcttactTTGGGTTTAAAAGGAGGGGGGAAATTGCTGGCATAACATTGATTTCCTTTCTAAACAGGGAATGGGTACTGTTCAAAAAGGAATGCCCCACAAATGTTACCATGGTAAAACTGGGAGAGTCTACAATGTCACCCAGCATGCTGTTGGCATCATTGTAAACAAACAAGTTAAGTAAGTAAGGTCTAATTCTTTGTATATTGCCTCACACCCCCTTTCACTTTGCCAATTGGACTTATGTCTTTATTGGTCATTCAAGTGGGGCAAAGGAAATAACCTTTTAAAACTCAGGCAAACTGGGTGTTTGTCTTGTAACCTGTCAGAGGAAACATTGTAATAAACTTAGTTTGCACCTTACAATGTTAAAGCCTTACGGAGTATGTTAACTAAGTAGTTACAGTTTTCAGAAAGTAAGACGTTTAATAAGTTGTACATTTTATTTGTGGTCTGGTTTTGCTTAAATTATTTGGTATTTCAGAGTCTGTCATCTCACAGAAGAGAGGTTATGAATGCGGATGTTTGCCTCAACACCCAATTCAGCAAGATTTAATAAATGATTGTAAATTTGCTGTCATCTTGTCTGTGGGTAGAGGTTCATGGTTTAAAGTAAAACCCGTGAAAGGATTCTCTGAATTTAGGCTGTGTTTTTGATGAAGCACTTACAAGGCTCTTTTTTCTCCAGGGGCAagattcttgccaagagaattaaTGTGCGTATCGAGCATATTAAGCACTCTAAGAGCCGAGATAGCTTCCTGAAACGtgtgaaggaaaatgatcagaaaaagaaggaagccaaAGAGAAAGGGACTTGGGTTCAGCTGAAGCGCCAGGTGAGTGCTTGGCAGGGTTTCTTGGTGTTGAGTGTGTTATTGGTTCTGGGAGCAGTTTGAAATTGAGTTACAGTACTTTATATAATTACTCCCTTGTGTTTTTTTAGCCTGCTCCACCCAGAGAAGCACACTTTGTGAGGACCAATGGAAAGGAACCCGAACTGTTGGAGCCAATTCCCTATGAATTCATGGCCTGATGGGTGTAAAAATAAAGACCTGGACTGTGCAAATGATTCTCTTAATTGAGTAGAGGTGTTGTGTCCAAATTGAGTGGGTGATGTCTTCTCAAATTTAgtgttttttcttcctgaaaggtGTAAGATAGTTTGTTGTTCAGTATGCCATTTTTTAATAAACTGCCAGATATTATTTGTAAAGTATTTTTACTTCTTGGAAAATAGCCTATTAAATCCCTGTTTTTGGGGGGGGGATATAATGAGTGAAAGATTATCTGTTGCATTACAGTTGAGTTCAGGAAAAGTTGATTACTCCTAATTGCATCCTAAATAGATGTGTTTTGAGGATCAGGAACTTAACTTTGAAGCCTGAGCTATTTAGACCATTCATGCAGCAGTGTGTTAAAAACTGGAAGACCTTTTTTATTTAAACTGATGTGGCCTTCTAAGCACTTAATAAAATGTACTCAAAAAATTTGGAATAAGTTCAGTTTTGCCCATTCTGCATGAAAGGAAGCAGAGGCACAAGTCAAGTAAGGTGCCAAGGTTATGAGGGGGGAGAGTTGGGCAAGGATTTATTGCTTCATagtgataatattttaaagctaCTTAGTGTATTTGGAGCACATTTTGGGTTCTGTTACTTCCTgggtatttttaattggatgtgGTAAACACCCAGTAGGGGCTTGATCCCATCCCACTCCCCTGCCTTCAGGATTCTGTGGTAGTACCTGTAGCGAGCTTGTTTAAAGGGTGTTCTCTCCCCATTGTTAGAGACAAGAACCTGTGTATAATGTTGGTAAATGCTGTGAATGAGTGAAACCCTGGTGTTCGTGGCCTTCGGTTTTATCTGGGGTGGCGGAATGGTCGTAGGTCTGCTTTGGAGTCCAGCAGACCTGGCACTGAGTCTTGGATCCCTAACCTAACACAGTGGGTGTGGTTGGTTATTAATTGCCCTTAAAG from Bubalus bubalis isolate 160015118507 breed Murrah chromosome 13, NDDB_SH_1, whole genome shotgun sequence encodes:
- the RPL21 gene encoding 60S ribosomal protein L21; the protein is MTNTKGKRRGTRYMFSRPFRKHGVVPLATYMRIYRKGDIVDIKGMGTVQKGMPHKCYHGKTGRVYNVTQHAVGIIVNKQVKGKILAKRINVRIEHIKHSKSRDSFLKRVKENDQKKKEAKEKGTWVQLKRQPAPPREAHFVRTNGKEPELLEPIPYEFMA